The following are encoded together in the Silurus meridionalis isolate SWU-2019-XX chromosome 2, ASM1480568v1, whole genome shotgun sequence genome:
- the c2h2orf50 gene encoding uncharacterized protein C2orf50 homolog: MERRVSIRRATSAGYRLPERPSDALASRSSVSVKRPPQSAPKSASEPQPNSEYRDPVKQDRVWRELVRAERDGLKEWEKNWSFLKDFDQLGNPRTETPLPSYVSLYSETLPNTSNQMLGSRVCTELGKELMRMDKLLMLTTKHHKTKPSPEMQPC; this comes from the exons ATGGAGCGCAGAGTCAGCATCAGACGCGCCACTTCGGCCGGGTACCGCTTACCGGAGCGCCCCAGCGACGCCCTGGCCTCCCGGTCCTCAGTGTCGGTAAAGAGACCTCCGCAGAGCGCGCCTAAGAGCGCGAGCGAGCCGCAGCCGAACTCCGAGTACCGTGACCCGGTAAAGCAGGACCGTGTTTGGCGAGAGCTCGTGCGCGCGGAGAGAGACGGCCTTAAAGAATG GGAGAAGAACTGGAGTTTTCTGAAAGACTTTGATCAGTTG GGGAACCCCAGGACGGAGACGCCGCTCCCCAGTTACGTGTCTCTGTACTCCGAAACGCTCCCCAACACCAGCAACCAGATGTTGGGCAGCCGCGTCTGCACCGAACTCGGCAAAGAGCTGATGCGAATGGACAAACTGTTAATGCTGACGACGAAGCACCATAAGACCAAACCGAGTCCCGAAATGCAGCCCTGCTGA